In one window of Halomarina pelagica DNA:
- a CDS encoding quinone oxidoreductase family protein has translation MRAIRYHEFGDPSVLELEDVEQLTPDADEVLVETRAIGVNPCDTLRRQGLWGDELPLIPGSDVAGVVEMVGERVTRFDVGDRVFGTIPHLNVSGARGDRQGTYAEFVVAREDRLARLPDGVSFEIGAGLGLVGITAWRALFHFGELEPGQTCLIHGGSGGVGHIAVQLAATIGATVIATTSDDYRPIVERLGADVVLEYDQRGLQDAVIESSERGVDVVLDHMLGEYMQFDIDVSAYGGTVVAIGGNYDSPVIQDLTAAIGKDLTIQPMDMFNEPNIDEVLERLARLLDADRLTVNIARTYDLDDGAEAQRAVVEDSFAGKIVLVP, from the coding sequence ATGCGTGCCATTCGGTACCACGAGTTTGGTGACCCGAGCGTCCTCGAACTCGAAGATGTAGAGCAGCTCACGCCGGATGCCGACGAAGTACTCGTCGAGACTCGTGCCATCGGCGTCAATCCGTGCGACACGTTGCGGCGGCAGGGGCTCTGGGGGGATGAACTCCCGCTCATCCCCGGATCCGACGTGGCAGGTGTCGTCGAAATGGTCGGTGAGCGCGTCACCCGATTCGATGTCGGCGATCGAGTCTTCGGGACGATCCCACACCTGAACGTCAGCGGCGCTCGTGGCGACCGTCAGGGGACCTACGCCGAGTTCGTCGTCGCTCGCGAGGACCGCCTGGCCCGACTCCCTGACGGAGTATCGTTCGAAATCGGAGCAGGTCTCGGTCTCGTCGGCATCACTGCGTGGCGCGCACTCTTTCACTTCGGTGAACTCGAACCTGGGCAGACCTGCCTGATCCACGGGGGAAGTGGCGGGGTCGGCCACATCGCCGTCCAGCTCGCTGCCACCATCGGTGCGACCGTCATAGCCACCACGTCAGACGATTACAGGCCGATAGTCGAGCGTCTAGGTGCCGACGTCGTACTAGAGTACGATCAGAGAGGCCTTCAGGACGCAGTGATCGAGTCGTCCGAGCGCGGCGTCGACGTCGTCCTCGATCACATGCTCGGCGAGTACATGCAGTTCGACATCGACGTCTCCGCGTACGGGGGAACGGTCGTCGCGATCGGCGGTAACTACGACTCACCCGTTATCCAGGACCTCACCGCAGCCATCGGAAAGGATCTCACTATCCAGCCGATGGACATGTTCAACGAACCGAACATCGATGAGGTGCTCGAGCGACTCGCTCGCCTCCTCGACGCCGATCGATTGACCGTCAACATCGCTCGGACGTACGATCTCGACGACGGTGCCGAGGCCCAGCGCGCCGTCGTCGAGGATAGCTTCGCCGGGAAAATCGTACTCGTTCCGTAG
- a CDS encoding IclR family transcriptional regulator, protein METKRTIKSVETMFDILELLRTQNGARLTDVADELGMAKSTVHQYLTTLEVREFVVREGDEYHVGLRFLDYGEFARSRNPVYDLAKESVRELAELTEERAQFVIEEHGRGVYVYMAVGDRAVKTDSRIGKRVFLHATAAGKAILAHLPDRRIREVFDAPGLEPVTEHTVVDPDELREELEEIRDRGVAYNNQEDTLRLRAVGVPVMDADGTVLGALSVSGPTHRFKGEVLEREIPDLLLGIANELELNIEYM, encoded by the coding sequence ATGGAAACGAAGCGCACCATCAAGTCGGTCGAAACGATGTTCGATATACTCGAACTTCTACGAACTCAGAACGGCGCTCGACTGACCGACGTCGCAGACGAGTTAGGGATGGCGAAAAGTACCGTTCATCAGTACCTTACCACACTCGAGGTACGCGAGTTCGTGGTCAGGGAGGGGGACGAGTACCACGTCGGGTTGCGATTTCTGGATTACGGGGAGTTCGCGCGAAGTCGCAACCCGGTCTACGACCTGGCGAAAGAATCGGTGAGAGAGCTCGCCGAGCTGACCGAGGAGCGGGCGCAGTTCGTCATTGAGGAGCACGGGAGGGGCGTGTACGTCTACATGGCGGTCGGCGATCGAGCGGTCAAAACCGACTCTCGTATCGGCAAGCGGGTGTTCCTTCACGCCACTGCCGCCGGGAAAGCGATCCTCGCTCATCTTCCGGACCGACGGATCCGTGAGGTGTTCGACGCCCCCGGCTTGGAACCCGTAACGGAACACACGGTCGTCGACCCTGACGAACTCCGCGAGGAACTCGAGGAGATCCGCGACCGCGGTGTCGCCTACAACAATCAAGAGGACACGTTGCGACTGCGCGCGGTCGGTGTTCCGGTGATGGATGCGGACGGAACCGTTCTCGGGGCACTGAGCGTGTCCGGACCCACACACCGGTTCAAGGGTGAGGTTCTCGAGCGGGAGATCCCCGATCTCCTGCTCGGCATAGCCAACGAACTCGAACTCAACATCGAGTACATGTGA
- a CDS encoding acyl-CoA dehydrogenase family protein, translated as MISFNDSREARDLTERAEALMEEVVLPRERELTGGTTISEGTVTDLREAAREYGVYCPQIGEEHGGMGVDFRDALPVFEQAGRSLLGPVAMQIDAPDEGNMHLLELQGNDLQKEQYLDPLVAGNVKSAFSMTEPMQGAGSDPKMIRTTAERDGDEWVIDGHKWYTTQGLRADFLLVFARTDLDAHPYEACSVFIVPAEANGVEIVRNIPHLGSELVGKGHAEIKYNDVRVPEEHLLGTEGMGFKHVQERLGPARLTHCMRFSGMAERALDITVAYLSEREGFGSSLADKQDPRHRIAQHYAQIGAARSLVRTAADRIAAGHEARIEVSMAKVFAANVTQAAIDDALQFCGANGMTRDLPIADFYETVRQFRIVDGADEVHKRTIARAAFENPDSAELDPIVTYDK; from the coding sequence GTGATATCGTTTAACGATTCGAGGGAAGCGCGGGATCTAACGGAGCGAGCGGAGGCGTTAATGGAGGAGGTAGTCCTCCCGAGAGAGCGCGAACTCACGGGCGGGACGACGATCTCCGAGGGGACGGTCACCGACCTCCGTGAGGCGGCCCGCGAGTACGGCGTCTACTGCCCGCAGATCGGCGAGGAACACGGCGGAATGGGGGTCGACTTCCGCGACGCGCTCCCCGTCTTCGAGCAGGCCGGCCGGTCGCTGCTCGGACCGGTGGCGATGCAGATCGACGCCCCAGACGAGGGGAACATGCACCTGCTGGAACTACAGGGGAACGACCTCCAGAAAGAGCAGTACCTCGACCCACTGGTCGCGGGTAATGTCAAGTCTGCCTTCTCGATGACCGAACCGATGCAGGGCGCAGGCTCGGACCCGAAGATGATACGGACGACTGCCGAGCGGGACGGCGACGAGTGGGTCATCGACGGCCACAAGTGGTACACCACGCAGGGTCTCCGAGCCGACTTCCTGCTGGTGTTCGCCCGGACGGACCTGGACGCCCATCCCTACGAGGCCTGTTCGGTGTTCATCGTTCCCGCAGAGGCCAATGGCGTCGAAATCGTGCGCAACATCCCCCACCTCGGCAGCGAACTCGTCGGAAAGGGTCACGCCGAGATCAAGTACAACGACGTACGCGTGCCCGAGGAACACCTGCTCGGCACCGAGGGGATGGGGTTCAAACACGTTCAGGAACGACTCGGTCCGGCCCGCTTGACCCACTGCATGCGCTTTTCGGGAATGGCCGAGCGGGCGCTGGACATCACGGTCGCCTACCTCTCCGAACGGGAGGGATTTGGGTCGTCGCTGGCGGACAAGCAGGACCCGCGCCATCGGATCGCCCAACACTACGCGCAGATCGGAGCCGCCCGCTCGCTCGTTCGGACCGCCGCCGACCGTATCGCCGCCGGACACGAGGCACGCATCGAGGTGTCGATGGCGAAGGTGTTCGCGGCGAACGTCACGCAGGCCGCCATCGACGACGCGCTCCAGTTCTGCGGGGCCAACGGGATGACGAGAGACCTCCCGATCGCCGATTTCTACGAGACCGTCCGACAGTTCCGCATCGTCGACGGGGCCGACGAGGTCCACAAACGCACCATCGCGCGAGCGGCGTTCGAGAACCCTGATTCGGCGGAACTCGACCCGATCGTCACCTACGACAAGTAG
- a CDS encoding ABC transporter ATP-binding protein, with translation MLLELDDIEATIEDVSVLRNVHVDVDEAESVAIVGRNGAGKTSTFRTVMGLRDLDHGSVTFRGEDITTYETYRRKRLGIGFAPEDRQLISKLTARENIEMALWGSDDESDIDTGERLAMVLDVFPAMEAFLDRDAGKLSGGQQQMVAVSRALVSQPDLVLLDEPFEGLAPSIKKDLRESIGLIRSELGASVFVAESQLSHVQGVVDRLYVIERGEIIAETDDPGSIEEDEELMQIIGGG, from the coding sequence ATGCTGCTCGAACTCGACGACATCGAGGCGACGATCGAGGACGTTTCGGTCCTTCGAAACGTCCACGTCGACGTGGACGAGGCGGAGAGCGTCGCCATCGTCGGACGGAACGGCGCGGGCAAGACGTCGACGTTCAGGACGGTGATGGGGCTCCGGGATCTCGACCACGGGTCGGTCACGTTCCGCGGCGAGGACATCACCACCTACGAGACGTACAGACGGAAGCGACTCGGGATCGGGTTCGCGCCGGAGGATCGACAGTTGATCTCGAAGCTGACGGCCCGCGAGAACATCGAGATGGCGCTGTGGGGGTCGGACGACGAGTCCGACATCGACACCGGCGAGCGTCTCGCGATGGTCCTCGACGTCTTTCCCGCGATGGAGGCGTTCCTCGACCGGGACGCGGGGAAGCTCTCCGGCGGTCAACAGCAGATGGTCGCGGTCTCGCGCGCCCTCGTCTCCCAGCCCGATCTCGTGCTCCTCGACGAGCCGTTCGAGGGCCTCGCACCCAGCATCAAGAAGGACCTGCGCGAGAGCATCGGGCTCATTCGAAGCGAACTCGGCGCGTCGGTGTTCGTCGCCGAATCTCAGTTGAGCCACGTCCAGGGCGTCGTCGATCGGCTGTACGTCATCGAACGAGGCGAGATCATCGCCGAGACGGACGATCCGGGCTCGATCGAGGAGGACGAGGAACTGATGCAGATCATCGGTGGAGGATGA
- a CDS encoding ABC transporter ATP-binding protein — protein sequence MTVLETRGLTKKFGELTAVDQMDFEIRRGEIVGIIGPNGAGKTTFVNLLTGVLEATDGEVIFAGETLGDAPVHDRARRGLVRSFQLPQVCNDLTLVENVRSAVLSRERRNNSMFSVLLWEDESRAEAIELLERFGLADRRNSKAETIPHGDKKILDVCMSVAMRPKLLILDEPTSGVATDNKHEIMNRLQEYFETTDSAVLFIEHDMELIAQYAERVLAMDQGRKLVDGTPEEVLKDSTVKRRIRGEE from the coding sequence ATGACGGTCCTCGAGACGCGGGGACTGACCAAGAAGTTCGGTGAACTCACGGCCGTCGACCAGATGGATTTCGAGATACGGCGCGGCGAGATCGTCGGTATCATCGGCCCGAACGGGGCCGGGAAGACGACGTTCGTGAACCTGCTTACCGGCGTTCTCGAAGCGACGGACGGCGAGGTGATCTTCGCCGGCGAGACGCTCGGCGACGCCCCAGTCCACGACCGCGCGAGGCGCGGACTCGTCCGGTCGTTCCAGCTCCCTCAGGTGTGTAACGACCTAACGCTGGTAGAGAACGTTCGTTCTGCGGTACTCTCTCGCGAGCGACGGAACAACTCCATGTTCTCCGTGCTCCTCTGGGAGGACGAGAGCCGGGCGGAGGCGATCGAGTTGCTCGAGCGGTTCGGCCTCGCCGACCGCCGGAACTCGAAGGCGGAGACGATCCCCCACGGTGACAAGAAGATCCTCGACGTCTGCATGAGCGTCGCGATGCGGCCGAAGCTGCTCATCCTCGACGAGCCGACCAGCGGGGTCGCCACCGACAACAAACACGAGATCATGAACCGGCTGCAGGAGTACTTCGAGACGACCGACTCGGCAGTTCTGTTCATCGAACACGACATGGAACTCATCGCCCAGTACGCCGAACGAGTACTCGCGATGGACCAGGGACGGAAGCTCGTCGACGGCACGCCGGAGGAGGTCCTCAAAGACTCCACGGTGAAGCGTCGAATCCGAGGTGAGGAATGA
- a CDS encoding branched-chain amino acid ABC transporter permease → MSQDTDTGIAGVVRDGFTTPFGLVTACLVALALVLPYLPVTGQFEVFLTAQILAFAIAAVAFNVLLGYTGLLSFGHAAFFGGSAYAIGLVLRYTEIRELFVLLPIGILAAAVLAVVIGYISVRHTEVYYALLMLALSFLLYVVTVKLYTYTGGTDGVPIASPTVAGIDYVAVWGYSGYLQGVLYYVVLLSFLASIALMWVFMNSPFGLTLKTIRDSPDRARAIGIPVVRYRWYATIVSGIFTGVGGAMYAFLNGHITPGSVLHWSQSGELAFMAVLGGIGSFFGPIAGAGAFILIRSEAQQFTEYWHFVMGLILFLIIVFEPGGVAGITGRIRRKASELMEGRKRE, encoded by the coding sequence ATGAGCCAGGACACCGACACCGGAATCGCGGGCGTCGTTCGAGACGGGTTCACGACCCCCTTCGGCCTCGTGACCGCCTGCCTCGTCGCGCTCGCTTTGGTACTGCCGTACCTCCCTGTCACGGGACAGTTCGAGGTCTTCCTGACGGCGCAGATACTCGCGTTCGCGATCGCCGCGGTCGCGTTCAACGTACTCCTCGGCTACACCGGACTGCTGTCGTTCGGTCACGCTGCATTCTTCGGCGGGTCGGCGTACGCGATCGGTCTGGTTCTCCGGTACACGGAGATTCGCGAACTGTTCGTGTTGCTCCCGATCGGAATCCTCGCGGCGGCCGTGTTGGCGGTCGTCATCGGGTACATCTCGGTCAGGCACACCGAGGTGTACTACGCGCTGCTGATGCTCGCGCTGAGCTTCCTCCTGTACGTCGTTACGGTGAAACTGTACACCTACACCGGCGGGACGGACGGGGTTCCGATCGCATCGCCGACCGTCGCCGGTATCGACTACGTCGCGGTCTGGGGGTACAGCGGCTACCTCCAGGGCGTCCTCTACTACGTCGTCCTGCTGTCGTTTCTGGCCTCGATAGCGCTGATGTGGGTGTTCATGAACTCCCCGTTCGGGCTGACGCTCAAGACGATTCGGGACAGTCCCGACCGAGCCCGTGCCATCGGGATTCCGGTCGTGCGGTACCGTTGGTACGCGACGATCGTCTCGGGTATCTTTACCGGGGTCGGCGGTGCGATGTACGCCTTCCTCAATGGACACATCACGCCGGGGTCGGTACTCCACTGGTCCCAGTCCGGCGAGCTGGCATTCATGGCTGTCCTCGGCGGCATCGGGTCGTTCTTCGGGCCGATCGCGGGCGCGGGAGCGTTCATCCTCATCCGTTCGGAGGCCCAGCAGTTCACCGAGTACTGGCACTTCGTAATGGGACTGATCCTGTTTCTCATCATCGTGTTCGAACCGGGCGGAGTGGCGGGAATCACTGGACGGATTCGACGGAAAGCGAGCGAACTGATGGAAGGGAGGAAACGAGAATGA
- a CDS encoding branched-chain amino acid ABC transporter permease — translation MVTELLTQQLPIVLNALFLAAVLFLLGTGLSIIYGMLNFLNLAHAAFLVLGAYVSATIITRIVGALGGSVGGGVLLVALLVGLLVVVPAIVSIVGLTMERTMFRPIYGLEDDYQLLATFGVILMLEDGMKFVWGGQPVSATAPSDLLGGVTLFGFTYPLWPIFATAVTAVVAVTLYYFFEETRLGKITLAMAEDAEIVGVTGIDTRSVHLKVYVIGVALAGLGGALYLPNASMTTGLSLQFVILAFAVLVIGGLGSLKGAIAASLLIGFMRAFGTYYVPQLALAIVFLLMAAVMLIKPTGLYGDIKA, via the coding sequence ATGGTCACCGAACTACTCACACAGCAGCTGCCGATCGTCCTGAACGCGCTGTTCCTAGCGGCGGTGCTGTTCCTGCTCGGAACCGGTCTCTCGATAATCTACGGGATGCTCAACTTCCTGAACCTCGCCCACGCCGCGTTTCTGGTCCTCGGTGCCTACGTGTCCGCGACGATCATCACGCGAATCGTCGGCGCGCTCGGCGGATCCGTCGGCGGTGGCGTGCTGCTCGTCGCACTCCTCGTCGGGTTACTCGTCGTTGTTCCGGCGATCGTCTCGATCGTCGGACTCACGATGGAACGGACGATGTTCAGGCCGATATACGGTCTCGAGGACGACTACCAGCTGCTGGCGACGTTCGGCGTCATCCTGATGCTGGAAGACGGGATGAAGTTCGTCTGGGGCGGTCAGCCGGTGAGCGCGACGGCACCGTCTGACCTCCTCGGCGGCGTCACGCTGTTCGGCTTCACCTATCCGCTGTGGCCGATCTTCGCGACGGCCGTAACCGCCGTGGTAGCCGTCACCCTCTATTACTTCTTCGAGGAGACGCGCCTGGGCAAGATCACGCTGGCGATGGCCGAAGACGCCGAGATCGTGGGGGTCACCGGCATCGACACGCGGTCGGTCCACCTCAAGGTGTACGTCATCGGCGTCGCGCTGGCGGGGCTGGGCGGCGCGCTGTACCTGCCGAACGCGTCCATGACTACCGGACTCTCGCTCCAGTTCGTCATCCTGGCGTTCGCGGTGCTGGTCATCGGTGGACTCGGTAGTCTGAAAGGGGCGATCGCGGCGTCCCTGCTCATCGGCTTCATGCGGGCGTTCGGTACCTACTACGTTCCGCAACTGGCGCTGGCGATCGTGTTCCTGCTGATGGCCGCCGTGATGTTGATCAAACCGACCGGTCTGTACGGAGACATCAAAGCATGA
- a CDS encoding ABC transporter substrate-binding protein, which yields MRPSLKPDGDIVKRGIPPLDPPVDRRTFLKGAGAATIAASMAGCSNPAGDTGGDGGGGGGGEIPSEPLRMACVGFTSGPAAVFGKPMMQAARMIVDKINGNGGILGKQKIEMDEHDENNENVAQLYRRLATQENYDVIVGFISSANALTVGPIAEELGQPTIIWDTGTTELFDSAVTDPKYVFRTCASSSTDAVGAALVLKNALPDVKTVAGVNQDYAYGRNNWNLFTKAIEAFSIDVKVVESRFTPFPNEDFSSTITALNDSNPDFLFSSLWGGDLVNFITQANGRGLFDDTLPCFSGGTHIFADAPDQVPDGLLFGARGPHFPYGILGWNSLHEEFVASFEKRYNASPYAHGAFHAWQALYAYVHSVERAYKLSGEYPDKDAWVQSMEGIGFDTASGFLSVPRGSHNAVEPSFWGFSDTGGENISLRDPVWIAKEEVNPPVNKTTGEWLNSI from the coding sequence ATGCGACCATCGCTCAAGCCGGATGGCGACATAGTGAAGCGGGGAATCCCTCCTCTCGACCCTCCCGTCGACCGACGGACGTTCCTGAAGGGGGCCGGTGCCGCGACGATCGCAGCGTCGATGGCGGGCTGTTCCAACCCGGCGGGAGACACGGGCGGTGACGGTGGAGGCGGCGGCGGCGGTGAGATACCCAGCGAACCGCTACGGATGGCGTGCGTAGGATTCACCTCCGGGCCGGCGGCCGTCTTCGGCAAGCCGATGATGCAGGCGGCGCGTATGATCGTCGACAAGATCAACGGCAACGGCGGGATCCTCGGTAAGCAGAAGATCGAGATGGACGAGCACGACGAGAACAACGAGAACGTCGCGCAACTGTACCGTCGACTGGCCACCCAGGAGAACTATGACGTCATCGTCGGGTTCATCTCCAGTGCGAACGCCCTCACGGTGGGACCGATCGCCGAAGAACTCGGCCAGCCGACGATCATCTGGGACACGGGGACGACGGAGTTGTTCGACAGCGCAGTCACCGACCCGAAGTACGTGTTCCGGACGTGTGCGAGCAGTTCGACCGACGCCGTCGGCGCGGCGTTAGTCCTGAAGAACGCGCTCCCAGACGTCAAGACCGTCGCCGGCGTCAACCAGGACTACGCCTACGGCCGGAACAACTGGAACCTGTTCACGAAGGCCATCGAGGCGTTCAGCATCGACGTCAAGGTCGTCGAGTCGCGGTTCACACCATTCCCTAACGAGGACTTCAGTTCGACGATCACTGCCCTCAACGACAGCAACCCCGACTTCCTCTTCTCCAGCCTCTGGGGGGGTGACCTGGTGAACTTCATAACGCAGGCCAACGGCCGAGGCCTGTTCGACGACACGCTCCCCTGTTTCAGCGGCGGAACGCACATCTTCGCCGACGCGCCGGATCAGGTCCCGGACGGCCTCCTCTTCGGGGCCCGTGGTCCACACTTCCCGTACGGTATTCTGGGGTGGAACTCCCTCCACGAGGAGTTCGTCGCCAGCTTCGAGAAACGGTACAACGCGTCGCCGTACGCACACGGTGCCTTTCACGCCTGGCAGGCGCTGTACGCGTACGTCCACTCCGTCGAGCGGGCCTACAAGCTCAGCGGGGAGTATCCCGACAAGGACGCGTGGGTCCAGTCGATGGAAGGCATCGGCTTCGACACGGCCAGCGGCTTCCTCAGCGTTCCCAGAGGGAGTCACAACGCGGTCGAACCGTCGTTCTGGGGGTTCTCGGACACCGGCGGTGAGAACATCTCGCTGCGAGATCCCGTCTGGATCGCCAAGGAGGAGGTGAACCCGCCCGTCAACAAGACGACCGGCGAGTGGCTCAACAGCATCTGA
- a CDS encoding acyl-CoA synthetase translates to MPERSRIDAYHFYEREWDSYDELLDAFEWEVPASFNMATYVCDRWATEDGDRVALYADDGAGGQETYTFSELRETANAVANYLRDQGVERGDRVGINTRQRPETVVAHVAAWKVGAVSVPLSTLFGTDALEYRLDDASARACVVDESNVDTLRTVVDNVPSLETIVAVGDVTSEGDEATFDDVVGSHASTFETVQTDAEDDAIIIYTSGTTGDPKGVLHAHRVLFGTLPLFITGFCNLELHDSDVFWTPSEWAWVATLFDVVFPGLFYGQPVVAYTADEKFDPETAMEIIERYDVTNYFAPPTALRMMEQLEAPDRWNVSSVRCIPSGGESLGQSIVDWAEDVFGGAVVHEAYGQTEANMVAGDCTKLVESSEGKIGRRAPGHDLEIVDPQTAEPTVAPGETGEIAVRYEGNPVCFKEYWNKPEKTATKVRNGWLLTEDLGTMDEEGYVEFHSRKDTVIISAGYRIGPVEIEEALATHDAVAAAGVIGIPDDERGEVPKAFVVLAEGYEPSEDIKARLRRDVRNRLAEYEYPRAIEFIDELPKTTSGKVRRTSLEERERTMG, encoded by the coding sequence ATGCCGGAACGATCTCGAATCGACGCGTACCACTTCTACGAGCGGGAGTGGGACTCGTACGACGAGTTGCTCGACGCCTTCGAGTGGGAGGTCCCGGCGTCGTTCAACATGGCGACGTACGTCTGCGACCGCTGGGCGACCGAGGACGGCGACCGCGTCGCGCTCTACGCCGACGATGGGGCCGGAGGGCAGGAGACATATACGTTCTCGGAACTCCGCGAGACGGCCAACGCGGTCGCGAATTACCTCCGGGACCAAGGGGTCGAACGCGGTGACCGTGTCGGGATAAACACGCGTCAGCGTCCTGAAACGGTCGTCGCGCACGTCGCTGCCTGGAAGGTGGGGGCCGTCTCCGTCCCACTGAGTACGCTGTTCGGAACCGACGCTCTCGAGTATCGGCTCGACGACGCGAGCGCACGCGCGTGCGTCGTGGACGAGTCCAACGTCGACACGCTTCGGACAGTCGTCGATAACGTTCCGTCGCTGGAAACCATCGTAGCCGTCGGCGACGTCACGTCAGAGGGCGACGAAGCGACCTTCGACGACGTGGTTGGATCACACGCCTCGACGTTCGAGACTGTCCAGACCGACGCGGAGGACGACGCGATCATCATCTACACGTCTGGGACGACCGGCGACCCGAAAGGCGTCCTGCACGCCCACCGGGTCCTGTTCGGGACCCTCCCGCTGTTCATCACTGGATTCTGTAATCTGGAACTGCACGATAGCGACGTGTTCTGGACGCCGTCGGAGTGGGCGTGGGTCGCGACGCTGTTCGACGTCGTCTTCCCCGGGCTGTTCTACGGTCAGCCCGTCGTCGCCTACACGGCCGACGAGAAATTCGATCCGGAGACGGCGATGGAGATCATCGAGCGGTACGACGTGACGAATTACTTCGCGCCACCGACGGCGCTGCGGATGATGGAGCAACTGGAGGCCCCCGATCGGTGGAACGTCTCCAGTGTCCGGTGTATCCCCAGCGGTGGCGAGTCACTCGGTCAGAGCATCGTCGACTGGGCCGAGGACGTCTTCGGGGGTGCGGTCGTCCACGAGGCGTACGGACAGACGGAAGCGAACATGGTCGCGGGAGACTGCACGAAGCTCGTCGAATCCAGTGAGGGGAAAATCGGCCGGCGAGCGCCGGGTCACGACCTCGAGATCGTCGATCCGCAGACGGCGGAACCGACCGTCGCCCCCGGCGAGACCGGAGAGATCGCGGTTCGCTACGAGGGAAACCCGGTGTGCTTCAAGGAGTATTGGAACAAGCCGGAGAAGACGGCGACAAAAGTCCGAAACGGATGGCTACTCACCGAAGACCTCGGTACGATGGACGAAGAGGGGTACGTGGAGTTTCACAGCCGAAAGGACACGGTCATCATCAGTGCGGGCTACCGCATCGGTCCCGTCGAGATCGAGGAGGCGCTGGCGACTCACGATGCGGTCGCCGCCGCGGGCGTCATCGGGATCCCCGACGACGAGCGCGGGGAGGTGCCGAAGGCGTTCGTCGTCCTCGCGGAGGGATACGAACCGAGCGAGGACATCAAAGCGAGGCTCAGACGGGACGTACGGAATCGTCTCGCCGAGTACGAGTACCCCCGTGCCATCGAGTTCATTGACGAACTCCCGAAGACGACCTCTGGGAAAGTTCGTCGGACGTCACTCGAGGAGCGGGAGAGAACGATGGGATGA
- a CDS encoding zinc-binding dehydrogenase, whose protein sequence is MKDVPVPDVGDDDVLVEVKASAVNHTDIWIRRGYEGDPPIVTGIDVAGEIAEVGADVDDFAPGDRVVLYWNTTYCGECEFCNDGETTMCRDYGGLGVKRDGGHAEYVAVEAKHAVELPDGVSFEKAAAAPSNFGTAWRGLLTRAGVGPSDEVLVLGASGGVGHGAVQIAAHAGATVYAASSSEEKAERLRDLGAEYVIDYTETDIDDAIADLTGRRGVDVVFESVGGETYERAVRSLARGGRLVTIGATTGDADQAMLPHVFWKQLEVIGATGATMGEFEDMLEAFFDGDVEPIVDSVISLDEIPAAHERLSRGDGFGTIVVRP, encoded by the coding sequence GTGAAGGACGTTCCAGTTCCCGACGTCGGTGACGACGACGTCCTGGTCGAGGTGAAGGCCAGCGCCGTCAATCACACCGATATCTGGATACGCCGCGGCTACGAGGGCGACCCGCCGATCGTCACCGGGATCGACGTCGCAGGTGAGATTGCCGAGGTCGGTGCGGACGTCGACGACTTCGCGCCCGGCGATCGCGTGGTACTGTACTGGAACACGACGTACTGCGGCGAGTGCGAGTTCTGCAACGACGGCGAGACGACGATGTGTCGCGACTACGGCGGCCTGGGCGTCAAACGCGACGGGGGGCACGCCGAGTACGTCGCCGTCGAGGCGAAGCACGCGGTTGAACTCCCCGACGGCGTCTCGTTCGAGAAGGCCGCCGCGGCCCCCTCGAACTTCGGGACCGCGTGGCGCGGGCTGCTCACCCGGGCCGGCGTCGGCCCGAGCGACGAGGTGCTCGTCCTCGGCGCGAGCGGTGGCGTCGGCCACGGGGCCGTCCAGATCGCTGCACACGCCGGGGCGACGGTCTACGCCGCCAGTTCCTCGGAGGAGAAGGCCGAACGGCTCCGCGATCTCGGTGCGGAGTACGTTATCGACTATACCGAGACGGACATCGACGACGCGATCGCGGACCTCACCGGTCGCCGCGGCGTCGACGTCGTCTTCGAGTCGGTCGGCGGCGAGACCTACGAACGGGCGGTGCGAAGCCTCGCCCGTGGCGGCCGACTGGTTACCATCGGCGCGACGACCGGCGACGCCGATCAGGCGATGCTCCCGCACGTGTTCTGGAAACAGCTCGAAGTAATCGGCGCGACCGGTGCGACGATGGGCGAGTTCGAGGATATGCTTGAGGCGTTCTTCGACGGCGACGTCGAACCGATCGTCGACTCGGTCATCTCGCTCGACGAGATACCGGCGGCCCACGAGCGACTGTCGAGAGGCGACGGATTCGGAACGATCGTCGTGAGGCCGTAG